CCGCGATTCACCAGAGCCAATGAGTCAGAATACAGTCACAACTGTCCATACCACATTATCCGGATACTGTAGGGTCCCGGGCGGTGCCAACCCGTTCAACACGGATCCGGCTTGGTATCAGACCGAGTTAATGACTTCCTACGACTGACTGCAGTGTCCTGTACTCGACCATACTGACCAACTAGACTGCGCGGGCATCTACTCCCGAGGTAGGAGGTTCTTACCACCATCCTATATTGATAACTTAAGTTAAGCTAACTGCCTCCAAGTATCTCTAATTGGTAAATAAAACAGGGCAAACTTACTTCGACTGGTAGCATCAGTAAATACGGGACCTCCACCAGCGGTGAGTGTGATGAATACCGAATCGGAGCAAAGTAATGAGTTACTAACGGAAGAAGCGGAGGGAGAAAAAGATCGGAACAAACCACTAGACGGGGACCGACAAGGTACGATTAACCGCAGGGAATATCTCAGAGCTGGTGCTGTCACGGTCGCCGCGCTCGTTGGTGCGAACAGCGTTACTGCAACCGAATCGTCACAGCAGACGCAGTATATGACTGATTTCAGTGAGTACGCGCTATGACTGAAGACATAACCGAACACGGTGCGGTAGCGAACCCAGACGACCCCTCGTTCGACGCGGCGAAACGTAACTGGAAAGCAGTGCTTGACGCGGCAAATGCCACCGGGGACGGCGGCGAGATTTATGTCCCTGAGGGAACGTTCTACTTCGCCCGTGATAGTCGGTCTTCGTTCTTTGAGTTCGGCGGGCAAGAACCCGCTGGGATCTCGATCACCGGTGCTGGTCCAGAGCGCTCAGCGTTAGGGGTGAGCAGACACACTGACTCGTCATCCCACCCAATACAGACAGGGTTCTACTACGACGATGGTGTCGATCACGGCACGGTCACGATCCGTGATATACGGCTGGACGGAAACTACGAGAACCTACCAGACCTTCGCAGTGCTGGTGGGGGTTCTCGATGTATGAATATCGCTGGTAGTGGAGATGTACACTTCTCGAATGCACATATCCGTGGCTGGTATCAAGAGGCAATCCTTGGCCGGGACGTGCTACGGACCGTTGACCGGTGTACGTTTGAAGAGAACGCCATAGCGGACCACAATTATTCGGGCGGCGGACACATCGGCCACCACATCACTACCCATGCAAGCGAGGGTAACCCCCTCAAGGTGACGAACTCACATTTCATCGACTGTTCAGGGAGCGCAATAGATGTTCGGTTTAACACCGGCGAGATACGCATGCAGGACTGTTACGTGACAGGGACCGGTGCCAACCTGTGTAAATTGAGTGCTTCCTCGCTGTTCGATGTCCGACGTGTCTATCATCGTGCCAACACCCCATCACTCGAATCGAAGCTCGACGAAAAGACGGGTGAGAACTTCTATGGCCGATGTTTCATCAATAGGCTGTCCGATCGCACTGGTGGCGTGCCGACAGTGTATCTTGAGGATGTCGAAACCAGAGACCACATGGGATACGCTATCCAGGCTGCCGAAGGGCAACTGAACCTTCAGGGAGACAACTTTGCAATCCACAACGCAACGTTCGAACTAGCTGATGAAGTGTTCCGTGACCGTGACGGAGCACACTTCTCCGATGTGGCTCTCGACCGCGTGTCAGTGCACAATTGCGAGCAAGCATTGTTCGGCACGCAGGACTCGGACGGGGCTATCAAAACGCTCGCGCGTGATGGGAACGGCGGTCTTGGCGATACCGGCGCGATCACAATAGAGGCTGACGAGCAGGGTGCCAGCCCGCTCACACCCAATGTTCCGGCTGCATCTGATGTCGGTATCAACTCAGCGTCCGATGACTCTGGGGGGGACACGACCACTACCTCCGAGCCACCGTTGTTCGATCACTGGACACCGCAGTGGTTCAGTTCCACGAGCGATTGGGGCGTTGATACCGGGTCGGAGTTCGCGGGAGAATCTGCCCTCGCTTTCGAGAACACTGACGGGAATCGCACTAGATATGCCATATCCGCGGACGATGTCGGCCAACCGGGCGACGTTGAGGTACTGGATAAGTTTCGAGTCCCCTCGTTCGCCACGAACGCGGAATACGGGTTCCACGCTCGGGTGTATCTCCGTGCCTCCACGGTCAACCGAAGGGCCAACGGCTACTGGATAGAGATAGAAGATCGTGCAGACTCGTTCCGCCTCGGCAAATACACCGACGGGAATACAACAACGATAGCTCGGTTCGGCACGCCACAGGAGAATGAGTACTTCTACAGACGGTTCCGTGTGGAGGGGTCTGAGCTGAAAGCCAAAGTGTGGCCCGCTGGGACTGACGAACCCACTGAGTGGGACGTTGTCGAGACCGACAGCGACCACACTGACGGCTGGGTCGGACTGGGATCGTTCGACCCGCAGCGCGTCGAAACGGACGTCTTCAGCGCTGTGACTGGCGGTGCCACCGCTCAATTCCCAGACTCCGAGACGACAGAGACGGCACCGTCCGTCTCCTGGGCAACGCCGACCGACGGTGAAGTAACAAGTGGCGAAGTGACGTTACAGATCGCAGCGAGCGACGAGGAGGATACTGCAGACGCATTGACCGTAGAACACCGTATCGGCGATGCGAGCTGGAATGTGGCCACTTACAACGCTGAGACGGGATATCACGAGAGCACGTGGGACACGACGGGAGTTGATGGGGGCGACTACCAACTCGAAGCGCGTGTAACAGACTCTGCTGGAAACAGCGCTACGGCCTCAGTCACCGTAACCGTAGACAACGGGACGGCTTCGAACCCCCCGAAGATCGAGACGATGGATGTGACCCGGACCGATATTGATGACTGGTCACGATTCGATGTCGACTGGACCGTAACGGACGCCGATGGGGACCTCGATATGGTCGTCACGACGCTCCTCTCTCAGGGAACAGTGGTGGCTGCCGATAGCACCCGTGTCAGCGGGGACCGGGTCAGTTACACGCACCGATTGCGAGACCGCGGTCAGGTCGACGAACTTCGGATCACGGTCAACGATGTCGAGAACCAAGTGGATAGTCTGAGCGAAACGCTGTAGTCCACCTCCCGTTGTATTTAGCTCCCCGTTTGCGGGGCGAAGTTGCAGTGTATATCCTCAAACGGTTCGTCACTCTTTGTAGCCGAGTTTGCGGAGTTGGAGTCGGACGTTCTCGGAAATCTCGCCATCAGTAGCAGCAACTTCGGCGTTTGTCACCGACTGCACGTGGTCGTCCAGAGCGCCAGCTAGCCTGTCGTAGGCGATAGACTCAGTCTCGTCTGGTTGGTTGATTTTCTCTGGTTCGGAGTTGCGCCTACAAAAGAGGTCCTCGCCCGTCTCCAGATCCCTGATGAGCTTATACTCTCCATCAGTTCCCATTAGTCCGCCGTCTTCGTGATCGTAGCTCTCAGTGAAAACAATCCTGTCACTGGTAGCGTCAAAGTCGTACCCGGCGATATCGCGCCCGTCAACTGACTTGGGTGCCTCGATACCGGCTCTGTTCAATATCGTCGGGACAAGGTCGATATGTGAAACCGGGCTTTCTATCTCGCCACCACTGATGTCGGGTCCATCTATCATCATCGGAACACGAATATTCTCCTCATAAAGAGCGCTTCCCGGATGAAAAACACGTCCCTTCTCGTTGAACGCTTCGCCATGGTCCGACGTGAACACAAGGAGTGTCTCCTCTGAACCGATCGTCTCGTCGAGTCGCTCAAGCAGGTTACCAAGTTGCCGGTCGAAATACTCGATTTCACCACGATACAGACGCTCAAGGGTGTCTATATCGCCCTCGGCGGCCTCGGACCGTTGTTCGTTGACTTTATGAAACAGTTTTACCGCCCGCCTCCGGCTGATTCCCTCACTGACTGTCCCTTCATGTGGATAGTACGGATTGTGCACATCCATATAATGAGCCCAGATAAACACGGGCTTAGACTGCCGTTGGGTCCAGTTGACGATATGTTGATTCAACTCTTCGGCCGGCTTGTAGAGGTTACTACCAAGCTGAATCCCTAACCGTTTACCGGCGTTCTGGTAAGTCCAGTAGATGAGATCTGAGAGTTCCTCGGTAGCGACAGCCCGTTCCACAGCCGTATTAAACAGTGATGTGAGCCGGGACTCTGTGTCTCCATCGTCTCCACTGTCCCGACCCAGATAATAGTCGAACCCTCTATCGTAGTTGTATGTCGGGCTCAGATATGTGTTCGAGTGGAAGCCACCCGTGGCGTACCCCTCTTCAGACAATCGCTCCGCAATATGCACTCGGTCCGGGTCAAATCCTGTCTCCGCTGATTCGAACGTCCAGGGATAGCTCCCGCTCAGAATTGAGAGAAACGACTGCTTCGTGTATGGTGCGTTTGCGTACGCAGTGGAGCAAGTGAGCCACTCTTCAGTCATCCGTGGAAGCGTTTCGAGCGAGGCAGGAGCTTTCGGGCCAGAAACATAGTCAGCACGCAGCGAATCGACAGTAATGAAAACGATATTTTTCATTGCTATCGCCTCCACTGGGGGGAGCTGTATCCCTCGAATCGAATCCGTTCACCCTTCGATAAATAGTCCTCCGTGTTGCCCCAATATGGATCCAGCATGAGCGACTTAACAACTTTTAAGAAAATAATTATATGTTTCCTAACCGAGTTAAACTTCTGCTTCGGTGCTATGTCTATCTGATAATACTGTAGATCGGTAGCTCCTCTTACTCTTCAGTCGTATACACCGTATTTACTGGTTCAGTGTGGAGTCAGTTCGGACCCGTTGTTGCTCTGTCAGTCGCGGTGGCATTAACGAGGTACTGCGTATAATCTCCGTTATCATACAGTCGGTTGACCGTCTGGTCCCGTTCAAGTTGATCGAAATCACCAGGTGTGTATCGCCACCGGTCGCGGTAACCCGGGAACAGCTCTGGATACGTGATGCGGCCCTTGCGCGTGATTGTAAGGTAGTGGTCGGACTCGTAACTACTCCCGAGATACTGTCGCGTGGTGTAGTTGAAATGACTCGGCGGTGTCCCTTCGTCGAAATTGTCCGGTGTCTGAACACCGTTCCGATAGTCGTGGTGTCGGTGAAAAGTGATTCCGAAGCGGTCTAGATTTTCGGTGGCCTCTCCATGACCCATCAGCCACGCGCTCCCCTCAAGTTCCATCTCGGTTACCTGTGGATTCCGTTCAGAACTGAGCGGTGATTTATACACGCTAAACGTAGAAAGACTTGCGAGCAGTAGGAGAATCACCACAGCTGCCGGCCAGAACCCTCCAGTCCGTCCGATCCGTCTCTCGCTCCAGTCGATCTTTCTCCATCCGACATACAACAGCTGCCCGACCAAGATGATAGCGCCGATCTTCGCGATCTGGAAGGGTCGGTTTGGCGGGACGATGAGGTCTGAGACTAAAAATAATAACCCTCCGAAACTGAATACGACCACCGTCCCGATAAGCATCCCAAGGTGTGGTGTAGGGGTATATCGGCTTTTCCAGACCAGAAACGCTGCAGCGACTGTGAATGCGAACCCGAGACCGAACAGCATGAACTCCACGCCGTACTTGAATGTTATCACCCGGAGGATATCAATGAGGGCCGGCGACGACTCTTGAATGGTGCTCTGATAAGCGGCCACTGGCGGTTCTCCTTGGTTGACACCGAACAGGGTAGCGTAGATTCGCTTGAAGCGCAAAAGGATACCCGCGTACTGCGTGTACCACACTGCAAACAATGCCACTGAGAGCGAAAAGAGGTTTTTTGTTGTGGGGAGGGTGCCGTCCATACTCGGAATGTGATTGCTGCCGCGATAGAGGACAAATACTCCAATGACAAAAAGCGCAGTTAGCGGGTGATAGAAGGTCTGTGCGAAGAGTGCGATCACGAATGCGGCTCGGGTGACAGGTGTTGCGCTTTGATCGCTCTTGAAGAGAAGATACAACGAGAACGGTATCAGCATGATACTCAGTGCGAAGGGGCGGAACCCGAGATGTGCGAATCGAAGCACAGGGAGCATGACGAACGGGAGTCCGAAGAGCATCTGTCGTCGGGAATCGAACACGGTCCGCAACAGATAGAACATCGCTCCGTAGTACAGCAGAGAAAACATGGGTGACAGAACCATCACGACCGTCGTCCAGTCGAGACCCGTTGCATTGGAGACAGTAACGGCCAGAACGTGGGCCGGCGGGTAGATATTGGCGCCAATTTCGCCGGTGACGACAAAATCACGCATGTACCCGAGATGCGACATCGGGTCTTCCCGCCCATACATCTGATACCCACGCAGGAACGGCATGAGAAAGAGGATCAAATTAGAGAGGACCATGAGCACGAGCGCCGGTCGCCACGTCGTATCCGCAGGTTCAGCTGCGCTCAAGAGTATGACGAGACCGCCCACGAACAATGCCCCAACAATCGAGACCCAAAAATACGACGGGAGCGTTCCGTAGATAGATATTTCATACTTGGTTGCCGATGGCATCGCAGAAACGACTGCGACTGCGATCATGAGCAGCCCCGTCCCAAGGAGCGTAAGCAATTCGAGGTGCCGGGCTCGACTCATTGATGTCGCTCCATGGAACATCGCTGGAAGAGCCACATCGTCGGGCGAGAGGAATCTCCTTGATC
The Haloarcula marismortui ATCC 43049 DNA segment above includes these coding regions:
- a CDS encoding Ig-like domain-containing protein, with translation MTEDITEHGAVANPDDPSFDAAKRNWKAVLDAANATGDGGEIYVPEGTFYFARDSRSSFFEFGGQEPAGISITGAGPERSALGVSRHTDSSSHPIQTGFYYDDGVDHGTVTIRDIRLDGNYENLPDLRSAGGGSRCMNIAGSGDVHFSNAHIRGWYQEAILGRDVLRTVDRCTFEENAIADHNYSGGGHIGHHITTHASEGNPLKVTNSHFIDCSGSAIDVRFNTGEIRMQDCYVTGTGANLCKLSASSLFDVRRVYHRANTPSLESKLDEKTGENFYGRCFINRLSDRTGGVPTVYLEDVETRDHMGYAIQAAEGQLNLQGDNFAIHNATFELADEVFRDRDGAHFSDVALDRVSVHNCEQALFGTQDSDGAIKTLARDGNGGLGDTGAITIEADEQGASPLTPNVPAASDVGINSASDDSGGDTTTTSEPPLFDHWTPQWFSSTSDWGVDTGSEFAGESALAFENTDGNRTRYAISADDVGQPGDVEVLDKFRVPSFATNAEYGFHARVYLRASTVNRRANGYWIEIEDRADSFRLGKYTDGNTTTIARFGTPQENEYFYRRFRVEGSELKAKVWPAGTDEPTEWDVVETDSDHTDGWVGLGSFDPQRVETDVFSAVTGGATAQFPDSETTETAPSVSWATPTDGEVTSGEVTLQIAASDEEDTADALTVEHRIGDASWNVATYNAETGYHESTWDTTGVDGGDYQLEARVTDSAGNSATASVTVTVDNGTASNPPKIETMDVTRTDIDDWSRFDVDWTVTDADGDLDMVVTTLLSQGTVVAADSTRVSGDRVSYTHRLRDRGQVDELRITVNDVENQVDSLSETL
- a CDS encoding sulfatase — encoded protein: MEAIAMKNIVFITVDSLRADYVSGPKAPASLETLPRMTEEWLTCSTAYANAPYTKQSFLSILSGSYPWTFESAETGFDPDRVHIAERLSEEGYATGGFHSNTYLSPTYNYDRGFDYYLGRDSGDDGDTESRLTSLFNTAVERAVATEELSDLIYWTYQNAGKRLGIQLGSNLYKPAEELNQHIVNWTQRQSKPVFIWAHYMDVHNPYYPHEGTVSEGISRRRAVKLFHKVNEQRSEAAEGDIDTLERLYRGEIEYFDRQLGNLLERLDETIGSEETLLVFTSDHGEAFNEKGRVFHPGSALYEENIRVPMMIDGPDISGGEIESPVSHIDLVPTILNRAGIEAPKSVDGRDIAGYDFDATSDRIVFTESYDHEDGGLMGTDGEYKLIRDLETGEDLFCRRNSEPEKINQPDETESIAYDRLAGALDDHVQSVTNAEVAATDGEISENVRLQLRKLGYKE